One window of the Streptomyces sp. TS71-3 genome contains the following:
- a CDS encoding NADH-quinone oxidoreductase subunit B encodes MPDPVRLPVEPGGRIGALARLAPEPMKVVLNWGRRYSLWVFNFGLACCAIEFIAASMARHDFIRLGVIPFAPGPRQADLMVVSGTVTDKMAPAVKRLYEQMPEPKYVISFGACSNCGGPYWDSYCVTKGVDQIIPVDVYVPGCPPRPEALLQGIIKLQEKIARESLGERYGRGAGGAGAPAARPSAAELQSGLTKPPPGPGAPGEGTP; translated from the coding sequence GTCGGATCGGCGCGCTCGCCCGTCTGGCCCCCGAGCCCATGAAGGTGGTCCTCAACTGGGGCCGCCGCTACAGCCTCTGGGTCTTCAACTTCGGGCTGGCGTGCTGCGCCATCGAGTTCATCGCCGCCTCCATGGCCCGGCACGACTTCATCCGGCTCGGCGTCATCCCCTTCGCTCCGGGGCCGCGCCAGGCCGACCTGATGGTGGTCTCCGGCACGGTCACCGACAAGATGGCCCCCGCCGTCAAGCGGCTGTACGAGCAGATGCCCGAGCCCAAGTACGTGATCTCCTTCGGGGCCTGCTCCAACTGCGGCGGGCCCTACTGGGACTCGTACTGCGTCACCAAGGGCGTCGACCAGATCATCCCCGTTGACGTCTACGTGCCGGGCTGCCCGCCCCGGCCAGAGGCGCTGCTCCAGGGGATCATCAAGCTCCAGGAGAAGATCGCACGCGAGTCGCTGGGGGAGCGGTACGGCCGCGGTGCGGGCGGTGCCGGTGCCCCCGCGGCCCGGCCGTCGGCCGCCGAGCTGCAGAGCGGCCTCACGAAGCCGCCGCCGGGGCCCGGTGCGCCCGGAGAGGGCACGCCGTGA